A genomic stretch from Candidatus Latescibacterota bacterium includes:
- the rplL gene encoding 50S ribosomal protein L7/L12 yields MSEKVDQMVNQVAELSVLELSELVKALEEKFGVTAAAPMMAMAAAPGAGAAAEVEEKTEFDVILSTAGDKKIQVIKVVRAITGLGLKEAKDLVDGAPKAIKEGISKEEAEGIKSQLEEVGGVVELK; encoded by the coding sequence ATGTCGGAGAAGGTCGACCAGATGGTGAACCAGGTGGCGGAGCTCAGCGTGCTGGAGCTCTCCGAGCTGGTCAAGGCCCTGGAAGAGAAGTTCGGCGTCACCGCCGCCGCGCCCATGATGGCCATGGCCGCCGCGCCCGGCGCCGGCGCCGCCGCCGAGGTCGAGGAGAAGACGGAGTTCGACGTCATCCTCAGCACCGCCGGCGACAAGAAGATCCAGGTGATCAAGGTCGTGCGCGCGATCACGGGTCTGGGCCTCAAGGAGGCCAAGGACCTGGTGGACGGCGCCCCGAAGGCCATCAAGGAGGGTATCTCCAAGGAAGAGGCCGAGGGCATCAAGTCTCAGCTCGAGGAAGTCGGAGGTGTGGTTGAGCTCAAGTAG
- the rplJ gene encoding 50S ribosomal protein L10, giving the protein MPSPKKAALVDRLTTELASAGSVVLSDFSGTNVEEISQLRSRCRAAGVTFRVVKNTLVGRAVEGTDKEGLTAHFAGPTAVAFSDDMVAPARVLKEFSKEYGKLEFKAGYVDGQIIDSAGVHALADLPSREVLLSQVVGTLQAPIASLARTLNATISGLVNALDQIAKQKDAAA; this is encoded by the coding sequence ATGCCGAGTCCTAAGAAAGCCGCTCTGGTCGACCGCCTGACCACGGAACTCGCTTCCGCGGGCAGCGTGGTGTTGAGCGACTTCTCGGGCACCAACGTCGAGGAGATCTCCCAGCTGCGCAGCCGCTGCAGGGCCGCTGGCGTCACGTTCCGTGTCGTCAAGAACACCCTGGTGGGGCGCGCCGTGGAGGGGACCGACAAGGAAGGGCTCACCGCGCACTTCGCCGGACCCACCGCCGTCGCCTTCAGCGATGACATGGTGGCGCCCGCCAGGGTGCTCAAGGAGTTCTCCAAGGAGTACGGGAAGCTCGAGTTCAAGGCCGGTTACGTGGATGGGCAGATCATCGATTCTGCCGGCGTCCACGCCCTGGCCGACCTGCCCAGTCGCGAAGTGCTGCTCAGCCAGGTCGTGGGGACCCTTCAGGCCCCCATCGCGAGCCTGGCCCGCACGCTCAACGCGACGATTTCGGGCCTGGTCAACGCGCTCGACCAGATCGCCAAGCAGAAAGACGCGGCGGCCTAG
- a CDS encoding 50S ribosomal protein L1, whose amino-acid sequence MNRGKKYRESAVKREKSTVYTIAAAVDLVKAMTTAKFDETVEVSARLGVNPRHADQMVRGTVVLPNGTGRTVRVLALVKGEHAEAAKAAGADMVGAEEYLEKIQGGWADTDVIITTPDMMRDVGKLGKILGPRGLMPNPKSGTVTQDVAKAVKEVKAGKVEYRVDKGSNIHVPVGKASFGSDALQENVKTLVMELMRAKPSTAKGKYIRSAFISSTMGPAVKLDEAELASLS is encoded by the coding sequence ATGAATCGTGGGAAGAAATACCGCGAGTCCGCCGTCAAGCGCGAGAAGAGCACCGTCTACACCATCGCCGCGGCCGTTGATCTGGTCAAGGCGATGACCACGGCGAAGTTCGACGAGACCGTCGAGGTCTCGGCGCGCCTGGGCGTGAATCCCCGGCACGCGGACCAGATGGTCCGCGGCACTGTCGTCCTTCCCAACGGCACCGGTCGCACGGTCCGGGTGCTGGCCCTCGTGAAGGGTGAGCACGCCGAGGCCGCGAAGGCCGCCGGCGCCGACATGGTCGGCGCGGAGGAGTACCTGGAGAAGATCCAGGGCGGCTGGGCCGACACCGACGTCATCATCACGACGCCGGACATGATGAGGGACGTGGGCAAGCTGGGCAAGATTCTGGGTCCCCGGGGACTGATGCCCAACCCCAAGAGCGGCACCGTCACGCAGGACGTGGCCAAGGCCGTCAAGGAGGTCAAGGCGGGCAAGGTGGAGTACCGCGTCGACAAGGGTTCGAACATTCACGTTCCCGTCGGCAAGGCCTCCTTCGGCAGCGACGCGCTCCAGGAGAACGTCAAGACGCTCGTCATGGAGCTCATGCGCGCCAAGCCCTCCACGGCCAAGGGGAAGTACATCAGGTCGGCATTCATCTCGTCCACCATGGGCCCCGCGGTCAAGCTGGACGAAGCCGAACTCGCGTCACTCAGCTAG
- the rplK gene encoding 50S ribosomal protein L11, translating to MAKSKKKIVAQVKIQIKGGQANPAPPVGPALGQHQVNIMEFCKAFNAQTQNAQGMVTPCVITVYADRSFSFITKTPPAAVLLKRAAKLEKGSGEPNRNKVGKVTVAQLKEIAELKAPDLNAADVDAAIQMIAGTARSMGIEVKG from the coding sequence ATGGCCAAGAGCAAGAAGAAGATCGTCGCGCAGGTCAAGATCCAGATCAAGGGCGGCCAGGCCAACCCGGCGCCGCCGGTGGGTCCGGCCCTGGGACAGCACCAGGTGAACATCATGGAGTTCTGCAAGGCGTTCAACGCCCAGACGCAGAACGCCCAGGGCATGGTGACCCCCTGCGTGATCACCGTCTATGCGGATCGCAGCTTCAGCTTCATCACCAAGACGCCGCCCGCGGCCGTCCTGCTGAAGCGCGCCGCCAAGCTTGAGAAGGGGTCCGGTGAGCCGAACCGCAACAAGGTCGGCAAGGTCACCGTGGCCCAGCTCAAGGAGATCGCAGAATTGAAGGCGCCCGACCTCAACGCCGCCGATGTGGACGCGGCGATCCAGATGATCGCGGGCACCGCCCGCAGCATGGGGATCGAGGTCAAAGGCTAA
- the nusG gene encoding transcription termination/antitermination factor NusG yields MPRNPRLKWYAVHTYSGHENKVRTNLLKRVQVEGLDDKFGQVLVPTEEVTEMKQGKKTVTSRKYFPSYILVEMEMSDEAYHLVNQISGVTRFVGLDPRDSSKRPVPLRPHEVDRILGRIERPQEHRVTEIPYQAGDHIHVIDGPFSDFNGVVDDVNEERGTLKVMVTIFGRETPVELDFLQVEPI; encoded by the coding sequence ATGCCACGCAACCCCAGGCTCAAGTGGTACGCCGTGCACACCTACTCGGGCCACGAGAACAAGGTGCGCACGAACCTGCTGAAGCGCGTCCAGGTGGAGGGGCTCGACGACAAGTTCGGTCAGGTCCTGGTGCCCACCGAGGAAGTCACCGAGATGAAGCAGGGGAAGAAGACGGTCACGAGCCGCAAGTACTTCCCGAGCTACATCCTGGTGGAGATGGAGATGAGCGACGAGGCCTACCACCTCGTCAACCAGATCAGCGGCGTGACCCGCTTCGTGGGGCTGGATCCCCGCGACAGCAGCAAGCGCCCCGTGCCCCTCAGGCCCCACGAGGTGGACCGCATCCTCGGGCGCATCGAGCGGCCCCAGGAGCACCGGGTCACGGAGATTCCCTACCAGGCGGGGGATCACATTCACGTCATCGACGGGCCCTTCAGCGACTTCAACGGCGTCGTGGACGACGTCAACGAGGAGCGGGGAACCCTGAAGGTCATGGTGACCATATTCGGGCGCGAGACGCCGGTGGAACTGGATTTCCTCCAGGTGGAGCCCATCTAG
- the secE gene encoding preprotein translocase subunit SecE: MFDRLRNYLREVWLEMGKVTWPTRDELRESTLVVIIASLVVTAFIFVVDRVLDSGVSGLIRLIS; this comes from the coding sequence ATGTTCGACAGGTTGCGCAATTACCTCCGCGAGGTGTGGCTCGAGATGGGCAAGGTGACCTGGCCCACCCGCGACGAGCTGCGCGAAAGCACGCTGGTGGTGATCATCGCCTCGCTGGTGGTGACCGCGTTCATCTTCGTGGTGGACCGGGTACTGGATTCGGGAGTCAGCGGGCTGATCCGGCTGATCAGCTAG
- the rpmG gene encoding 50S ribosomal protein L33, translating into MREIVKLRCSECKKTWYTTKKNKRLHPDRIEQKKYCPRDQKHTLFKEAR; encoded by the coding sequence ATGCGAGAGATCGTCAAGCTGCGCTGCAGCGAGTGCAAGAAGACCTGGTACACGACGAAGAAGAACAAGCGTCTGCACCCGGACCGCATCGAGCAGAAGAAGTACTGCCCGCGCGACCAGAAGCACACGTTGTTCAAGGAGGCCCGGTAG
- the tuf gene encoding elongation factor Tu produces MAKEKFSRTKPHVNVGTIGHVDHGKTTLTAAITQRQASKGMAAFTPFDQIDKAPEERERGITIATAHVEYQTASRHYAHVDCPGHADYVKNMITGAAQMDGAVLVVSAADGPMPQTREHVLLARQVNVPSMLVFMNKVDMVDDPELLDLVELEIRELLNEYNFPGDETPIIRGSALKALENPGTEADQKCIDELMDAIDSFVPEPQRETDKPFLMPVEDVFSITGRGTVGTGRVERGKVKVGDKVERIGIRDTLTTTVTGVEMFRKILDDAQAGDNVGLLLRGVNKEDLERGMVLAAPGSVTPHTKFEGEVYILTKEEGGRHTPFFNGYRPQFYFRTTDVTGVAELPEGTEMVMPGDNVKMQIALITPIAMEENLRFAIREGGRTVGAGVVTKIYE; encoded by the coding sequence ATGGCGAAGGAGAAGTTCTCGCGCACGAAGCCGCACGTCAATGTGGGCACGATCGGTCACGTTGACCACGGCAAGACCACGCTGACGGCGGCGATCACCCAGCGCCAGGCCAGCAAGGGAATGGCGGCCTTCACGCCGTTCGACCAGATCGACAAGGCGCCCGAGGAGCGCGAGCGCGGCATCACGATCGCGACGGCGCACGTGGAGTACCAGACGGCGAGCCGTCACTACGCGCACGTGGACTGCCCGGGTCACGCGGACTACGTGAAGAACATGATCACGGGCGCGGCGCAGATGGACGGCGCGGTGCTGGTGGTCTCGGCAGCCGATGGTCCGATGCCGCAGACGCGCGAGCACGTGCTGCTGGCGCGGCAGGTGAACGTGCCGAGCATGCTGGTCTTCATGAACAAGGTGGACATGGTGGACGACCCGGAGCTGCTGGACCTGGTGGAGCTGGAGATCCGGGAGCTGCTGAACGAGTACAATTTCCCCGGGGACGAGACGCCGATCATCCGCGGCAGCGCGCTGAAGGCGCTGGAGAATCCCGGGACCGAGGCGGATCAGAAGTGCATCGACGAGCTGATGGATGCGATCGACAGCTTCGTTCCGGAGCCTCAGCGCGAGACGGACAAGCCGTTCCTGATGCCGGTCGAGGACGTGTTCTCGATCACGGGCCGCGGGACGGTGGGGACGGGTCGCGTCGAGCGGGGCAAGGTGAAGGTGGGCGACAAGGTCGAGCGGATCGGCATCCGGGACACGTTGACGACGACGGTGACGGGCGTCGAGATGTTCCGCAAGATTCTCGATGACGCGCAGGCCGGGGACAACGTGGGTCTGTTGCTGCGCGGGGTCAACAAGGAAGACCTCGAGCGCGGGATGGTCCTCGCGGCGCCGGGAAGCGTGACGCCGCACACGAAGTTCGAGGGCGAGGTCTACATTCTGACGAAGGAGGAGGGCGGCCGTCACACGCCGTTCTTCAACGGGTATCGTCCTCAGTTCTACTTCCGGACGACGGACGTGACGGGAGTCGCGGAGTTGCCGGAGGGGACGGAGATGGTGATGCCGGGCGACAACGTGAAGATGCAGATCGCGCTGATCACGCCGATCGCGATGGAAGAGAACCTTCGTTTCGCCATCCGCGAGGGCGGCCGCACGGTTGGCGCGGGCGTCGTGACCAAGATCTACGAGTAG
- a CDS encoding cysteine--tRNA ligase, with product MSLRVYDPIRKQKTEFKPQVDGKVGMYFCGMTVQGEPHVGHMLAALTGDMVRRFLEYLGYEVTLAQNFTDIDDKILARAAEEGVPYQTIAQRNIDLYLEQARALNIKDATVFPRATEHIPEMLSLIGRLIEQGHAYDAADAVYFDVRSYRDYGRLSGRRVDELYSGVRVEVSEGKRDELDFALWKKAPADEPGFDSPWGWGRPGWHIECSAMSTRYCGTTLDIHGGGLDLKFPHHENERAQSEAASGQPFVNYWLHNGMVTVNGEKMSKSLGNYTSVAELLETWDPEVIRFYLLSTHFRSRAEFETSQLERARAGLERIRECSLGLHERLAAAPEQLEARAPVGEALVAAAARAQERWREAMEDDFNSGGAIGHIFELVREFNRLADEDDPGLRADRRALEAARDALALMTGVLGLFKEGLPTWRELAVTPELEALLAQRNAARAAKDWAEADRLRDAIQDQGFQVLDGPEGSQLRPL from the coding sequence ATGTCCCTGCGGGTCTACGATCCCATCCGCAAGCAGAAGACCGAGTTCAAGCCCCAGGTCGACGGCAAGGTGGGCATGTACTTCTGCGGCATGACGGTGCAGGGCGAGCCCCACGTGGGGCACATGCTGGCGGCCCTGACGGGGGACATGGTCCGGCGCTTCCTGGAGTACCTGGGCTACGAGGTGACCCTGGCCCAGAACTTCACGGACATCGACGACAAGATCCTGGCACGGGCGGCCGAGGAGGGCGTGCCCTACCAGACCATCGCCCAGCGGAACATCGACCTCTACCTGGAGCAGGCGCGGGCGCTGAACATCAAGGACGCCACCGTCTTCCCGCGGGCCACCGAGCACATTCCGGAGATGCTGAGCCTGATCGGGCGCCTCATCGAGCAGGGGCACGCCTATGACGCGGCGGATGCCGTCTACTTCGACGTGCGCTCCTATCGCGACTACGGGCGTCTCTCGGGCCGCCGGGTGGACGAGCTCTACAGCGGCGTGCGGGTCGAGGTCAGCGAGGGCAAGCGGGACGAGCTGGACTTCGCGCTCTGGAAGAAGGCCCCAGCGGACGAGCCCGGCTTCGACAGCCCCTGGGGCTGGGGGCGGCCGGGCTGGCACATCGAGTGCTCGGCGATGAGCACCCGCTACTGCGGCACGACCCTGGACATCCACGGCGGCGGCCTGGATCTGAAGTTTCCCCACCACGAGAACGAGCGCGCCCAGAGCGAGGCCGCCAGCGGGCAGCCTTTCGTCAACTACTGGCTGCACAACGGCATGGTCACCGTGAACGGCGAGAAGATGTCCAAGTCCCTGGGCAACTACACGTCCGTGGCCGAGCTGCTGGAGACCTGGGATCCGGAGGTCATCCGCTTCTACCTGCTCTCCACGCACTTTCGCAGCCGGGCCGAGTTCGAGACCAGCCAGCTCGAGCGCGCCAGGGCGGGCCTGGAGCGTATCCGCGAGTGCAGCCTGGGGCTCCACGAGCGCCTGGCCGCGGCGCCAGAGCAGCTGGAGGCGCGGGCGCCGGTGGGTGAGGCCCTCGTGGCCGCGGCCGCGCGGGCCCAGGAGCGCTGGCGCGAGGCCATGGAGGACGATTTCAACAGCGGCGGGGCCATCGGCCATATTTTCGAGCTGGTTAGAGAGTTCAACCGGCTGGCCGACGAGGACGACCCCGGCCTGCGCGCGGACCGCAGGGCCCTGGAGGCCGCGCGGGACGCCCTGGCGCTCATGACCGGGGTGCTCGGCCTCTTCAAGGAGGGGCTGCCCACCTGGCGGGAGCTGGCGGTGACCCCGGAGCTCGAGGCGCTCCTGGCGCAGCGGAATGCCGCCCGGGCGGCGAAGGACTGGGCCGAGGCCGACCGCCTGCGGGACGCCATCCAGGACCAGGGGTTCCAGGTCCTGGACGGCCCCGAGGGCTCCCAGCTGCGCCCGCTCTGA
- a CDS encoding BtpA/SgcQ family protein: MKALYGVIHLAALPGAPDNRLSLEAVESRALKDARAYARAGFDGLVLENFGDAPFWPDRVGPETVAAMARIVRAVRLDQPDLALGVNVLRNDGEAALAVAHAVEAEFIRVNVLSGVSHSDQGTLTGRAAAILRLRKALDSAVRIFADVDVKHAVMAAHAEPLHQAEDLVERAGADALVVSGRATGSPPSAELAEALVGRFPGLPVLVGSGLDATNAHRLLAHASGAIVGTAVKQGRVTRNPVDPVGAATLVEAVRALTPGART; this comes from the coding sequence GTGAAGGCCCTCTACGGCGTGATCCATCTGGCCGCCCTGCCCGGGGCCCCGGACAACCGGCTCAGTCTCGAGGCGGTGGAGTCCCGCGCGCTCAAGGACGCGCGCGCCTATGCCCGGGCCGGCTTCGACGGACTCGTGCTGGAGAACTTCGGCGACGCGCCCTTCTGGCCCGACCGCGTGGGGCCGGAGACCGTCGCGGCGATGGCGCGCATCGTCCGGGCCGTGCGGCTGGACCAGCCGGACCTGGCCCTGGGCGTGAACGTCCTGCGCAACGACGGCGAGGCCGCCCTGGCCGTGGCCCACGCCGTGGAGGCCGAGTTCATCCGCGTGAACGTGCTGAGCGGGGTCTCCCACAGCGATCAGGGCACGCTGACCGGCCGGGCGGCGGCGATCCTGCGCCTGCGCAAGGCGCTGGACAGCGCGGTGCGGATCTTTGCGGACGTGGACGTCAAGCACGCCGTCATGGCCGCCCACGCCGAGCCGCTGCACCAGGCCGAGGATCTGGTGGAGCGCGCCGGCGCCGACGCGCTGGTGGTCTCGGGACGCGCCACGGGCAGCCCGCCGTCGGCGGAGCTGGCCGAGGCCCTGGTGGGCCGCTTCCCCGGCCTCCCGGTGCTGGTGGGCAGCGGTCTCGACGCCACGAACGCCCATCGGCTGCTGGCCCACGCGTCCGGGGCGATCGTGGGCACGGCGGTGAAGCAGGGCCGCGTGACCCGCAACCCGGTGGATCCGGTGGGGGCGGCCACCCTGGTGGAGGCCGTCCGGGCCCTGACGCCCGGCGCACGGACCTGA
- a CDS encoding D-alanine--D-alanine ligase, with the protein MARVAVLVGGRSNERDVSLATGLAVARALAGLGWDLRVLDTGRPELPALPLDDFVALPSGPAAALPEPAAFTRALVASAPGGATGWRPDLVFNALHGGVGEDGTLQGVLDWLGVPYTGCGLAASALAMDKWRSKMIFRDGGLAVPAGYRVRVPAERVPDPGYVDELAHRIEADPGWPAVIKPNREGSSVGLAVLADREEASLKLPRVIRVSDDLLVEEYIPGRELTVSVLGGKALPAVEIVPESGLYDYAHKYTKGQTRYLCPAPVDEALAARLAADALRAWELLGCRHLARVDFRLAADGTPYCLELNTIPGMTETSLFPMAAAAAGLDFPALVAEIARLALADAAASVPPNEAGDGV; encoded by the coding sequence ATGGCGCGCGTTGCAGTTCTTGTGGGCGGGCGCTCGAACGAGCGCGACGTGAGCCTGGCCACGGGCCTGGCGGTGGCGCGGGCCCTCGCGGGCCTGGGCTGGGATCTGCGTGTCCTGGACACCGGCCGCCCCGAGCTGCCGGCGCTGCCGCTGGACGACTTCGTCGCCCTGCCCTCCGGCCCCGCGGCCGCGCTGCCCGAGCCGGCCGCCTTCACGCGGGCGCTCGTCGCCTCCGCCCCCGGGGGCGCGACGGGCTGGCGGCCCGATCTCGTCTTCAACGCGCTGCACGGGGGCGTGGGCGAGGACGGCACGCTGCAGGGCGTGCTCGACTGGCTGGGCGTTCCCTACACCGGCTGCGGGCTCGCCGCCAGCGCGCTGGCCATGGACAAGTGGCGCAGCAAGATGATCTTCCGCGACGGCGGGCTCGCCGTGCCGGCCGGCTATCGGGTGCGGGTGCCTGCCGAGCGCGTGCCGGATCCCGGCTATGTCGACGAGCTCGCCCACCGCATCGAAGCCGATCCCGGCTGGCCGGCCGTGATCAAGCCCAACCGCGAGGGCTCGAGCGTGGGGCTGGCCGTGCTGGCCGACCGGGAGGAGGCGAGTCTCAAGCTGCCGCGGGTGATCCGGGTCTCGGACGATCTGCTGGTGGAGGAGTACATCCCGGGGCGCGAACTGACCGTGTCCGTGCTGGGGGGCAAGGCGTTGCCGGCGGTGGAGATCGTCCCCGAGAGCGGCCTCTACGACTACGCCCACAAGTACACCAAGGGGCAGACGCGCTACCTGTGCCCCGCGCCCGTGGACGAGGCCCTGGCGGCGCGGCTGGCGGCCGACGCCCTGCGCGCCTGGGAGCTGCTCGGCTGCCGCCATCTGGCGCGGGTGGACTTCCGTCTCGCCGCCGACGGCACGCCCTACTGCCTGGAGCTCAACACCATCCCCGGCATGACCGAGACGAGCCTCTTCCCCATGGCGGCGGCCGCCGCGGGCCTTGACTTCCCCGCGCTGGTGGCGGAGATTGCTCGTCTCGCCCTCGCCGACGCCGCGGCGTCCGTGCCCCCCAACGAGGCCGGCGACGGGGTCTGA
- a CDS encoding polyphosphate kinase 2 family protein encodes MTESPFLVPFDGSLPSFPTASSDTPGKKHCRKALADEVKAISALQRRLFADGRHALLLVFQALDAAGKDGTIRHVLSGVNPAGCRVTSFKQPSAVELDHDFLWRTSRVLPARGMIGVFNRSYYEEVLVVRVHPEFLGAQNLPRDIPTAERWPERYASIREHERHLSLNGTTILKFWLNISREEQRQRLLARLEEPDKYWKFSPADLAERERWDDYQLAFREALSATSRPWAPWYAVPADSKPFARLAVARIVRAALEGMDLRYPEVPEAQEARFTECRRILEAEA; translated from the coding sequence ATGACCGAGTCCCCCTTCCTGGTGCCCTTCGACGGCAGCCTCCCGAGCTTCCCCACGGCGTCCAGCGACACCCCGGGCAAGAAGCACTGCAGGAAGGCGCTCGCCGACGAGGTGAAGGCCATCAGCGCGCTGCAGCGGCGGCTCTTCGCGGACGGCCGGCACGCCCTGCTGCTCGTCTTCCAGGCGCTCGACGCCGCCGGGAAGGACGGCACCATCCGCCACGTGCTCAGCGGCGTGAATCCGGCGGGCTGTCGCGTCACCAGCTTCAAGCAGCCCAGCGCGGTGGAGCTGGATCACGACTTCCTCTGGCGCACGTCCCGGGTGCTGCCGGCGCGGGGGATGATCGGCGTCTTCAACCGCAGCTACTACGAGGAGGTGCTCGTGGTGCGCGTGCACCCCGAGTTCCTGGGCGCGCAGAATCTGCCGCGGGACATCCCGACGGCCGAGCGCTGGCCGGAGCGCTACGCCTCGATCCGCGAGCACGAGCGTCACCTCAGCCTCAACGGCACGACGATCCTCAAGTTCTGGCTGAACATCTCGCGCGAGGAGCAGCGGCAGCGCCTGCTGGCGCGGCTCGAGGAGCCGGACAAGTACTGGAAGTTCTCGCCGGCGGACCTGGCCGAGCGGGAGCGCTGGGACGACTACCAGCTCGCCTTCCGCGAGGCGCTGTCCGCCACCAGCCGCCCATGGGCGCCGTGGTACGCGGTCCCCGCCGACAGCAAGCCCTTCGCGCGGCTGGCGGTGGCGCGGATCGTGCGGGCGGCGCTGGAGGGCATGGACCTGCGCTACCCCGAGGTGCCGGAGGCCCAGGAGGCGCGCTTCACCGAATGCCGGCGCATCCTCGAGGCCGAGGCCTGA
- a CDS encoding DUF814 domain-containing protein produces MSSPEDPRNLANLYVYTLPGGWTVLAGKTDADNDRLSIKLARPRDWWFHVRGMPGSHVLLRVEDEEPPREILDAAAAVAAWHSKARTGGTVAVSGTLAQFVTKPRGAPRGTVNIRKERVFKVRPAIPAASEETP; encoded by the coding sequence GTGAGTTCGCCCGAGGACCCGCGGAACTTGGCCAACCTCTACGTCTACACCCTTCCCGGTGGCTGGACGGTGCTGGCCGGCAAGACCGACGCGGACAACGACCGCCTCAGCATCAAGCTGGCGCGGCCGCGCGACTGGTGGTTCCACGTGCGGGGCATGCCGGGCAGTCACGTGCTCCTGCGCGTGGAGGACGAAGAGCCGCCACGCGAGATCCTCGACGCCGCCGCCGCCGTGGCGGCCTGGCACAGCAAGGCGCGCACAGGGGGCACCGTGGCGGTGTCCGGGACCTTGGCCCAGTTCGTCACGAAACCCCGCGGGGCGCCGCGGGGGACCGTCAACATCCGCAAGGAGCGCGTGTTCAAGGTGCGTCCGGCGATCCCGGCCGCGAGCGAGGAGACGCCATGA
- a CDS encoding DUF1572 family protein, translating to MPEPSVLDDYRLRLRELKHLAEQALERLGEEDFFRSLDWQSNSPALIVKHVAGHLRSRWTDFLTSDGEKPDRQRDREFKREPSDSRASLMEAWEQGWSALFETLDTLTAGDLERTITIRDEPHSVAGALNRGLSHQSYHVGQLVLLAKHYRFDNWGSLSIPRDMSEQYTSDKKRGRC from the coding sequence ATGCCTGAACCGAGCGTCCTCGACGACTACCGGCTACGACTCCGCGAACTCAAGCACCTCGCCGAGCAGGCCCTGGAGCGGCTGGGCGAGGAGGACTTCTTCCGGAGCCTCGACTGGCAGTCGAACAGTCCCGCGCTGATCGTGAAGCATGTGGCGGGGCACCTTCGCTCGCGCTGGACGGACTTCCTCACCAGCGACGGCGAGAAGCCCGATCGTCAGCGCGACCGCGAGTTCAAGCGCGAGCCGAGCGACTCCCGCGCCTCGTTGATGGAGGCCTGGGAGCAGGGCTGGTCCGCGCTGTTCGAGACGCTCGACACGCTCACCGCCGGGGACCTCGAGCGCACGATCACCATCCGTGACGAACCGCACAGCGTGGCGGGGGCGCTCAATCGCGGACTGAGCCATCAGTCCTACCACGTGGGGCAGCTCGTGCTGCTGGCCAAGCACTATCGCTTCGACAACTGGGGGTCGCTGAGCATTCCGCGGGACATGTCCGAGCAGTACACCAGCGACAAAAAGCGCGGCCGATGCTAA